A genomic segment from Candidatus Pacearchaeota archaeon encodes:
- a CDS encoding diphthine--ammonia ligase, with amino-acid sequence MARKKLRLGILFSGGKDSCLALDYALKNEKVCCLITIISKNKNSYMFHTPNIRLVEKQAQAIGLPLIIEYTEGEKEKELFDLEKAIIRAIKIYKIDGVVTGAIASIYQSSRIQKICNKLNIECFNPLWQRNQIEILNEIVEKNFDVIITGVYAEGLEELIGKKIDISFIEKIKKLQEKYKINPAGEGGELESFVLDTNFFKKKIIIKDFGIFDDYKGEIIMKIKDVYLINKEKDKKK; translated from the coding sequence ATGGCAAGAAAAAAGTTAAGATTAGGAATTTTATTTTCTGGTGGTAAAGATTCTTGTTTAGCTTTAGATTATGCTTTAAAAAATGAAAAAGTTTGTTGTTTAATAACAATAATTTCAAAAAATAAAAATAGTTATATGTTTCATACACCAAATATAAGATTAGTAGAAAAACAAGCACAAGCAATAGGATTACCTTTAATTATAGAATATACAGAAGGAGAAAAAGAAAAAGAACTTTTTGATTTAGAAAAAGCTATAATTAGAGCAATAAAAATATATAAAATAGACGGAGTTGTAACAGGAGCGATAGCAAGTATTTATCAATCTTCAAGAATACAAAAAATATGCAATAAACTAAATATAGAATGTTTTAATCCTTTATGGCAAAGGAACCAAATAGAGATATTAAATGAAATAGTAGAAAAGAATTTTGATGTTATAATAACAGGAGTTTATGCAGAAGGTTTAGAAGAACTTATAGGAAAGAAAATAGATATTTCTTTTATAGAAAAAATAAAAAAATTACAAGAAAAGTATAAAATAAATCCGGCAGGAGAAGGAGGAGAACTAGAAAGTTTTGTTTTAGATACAAATTTTTTTAAAAAGAAAATTATAATAAAAGATTTTGGGATTTTTGATGATTATAAGGGGGAGATAATAATGAAAATAAAGGATGTATATCTTATTAATAAAGAGAAAGATAAAAAGAAATAA
- a CDS encoding GTPase: MATNQSPEFIAAQKKYLSALTDEEKIYWLEEMIRNAPKHKGAEALRAELRKRYKKLKEKIEFKKLKKKKSGKKEGIKKEDMQAVIIGFTNSGKSSLLSCLTNANPLISPIEFTTKEPIVGTLVYNGANIQIIDMPAINFENFDYSIANVTDLLIIVIINPKEIQEIESYLTKSKAKRLIVLNKIDLLSKEELRKYTSFLQSKKYNFIAVSCKTLEGINELKEKIFLSFEKIRIYTKEPGKEPSKDPIILNVGSNVKDVAEKIRNGLSLSIKEARVTGPSSKFPNQLVSLDHELKDKDIIEFKFK; encoded by the coding sequence ATGGCAACAAATCAATCTCCTGAATTTATTGCTGCACAAAAAAAATACTTATCTGCTTTAACTGATGAAGAAAAAATTTATTGGCTAGAAGAGATGATAAGAAATGCTCCTAAACACAAAGGAGCAGAAGCTTTAAGAGCAGAATTAAGAAAAAGATATAAAAAATTAAAAGAAAAAATAGAATTTAAAAAGTTGAAAAAAAAGAAATCTGGAAAAAAGGAAGGGATAAAAAAAGAGGATATGCAAGCAGTTATAATAGGATTTACTAATTCTGGAAAATCTTCTTTACTTTCTTGTTTAACTAATGCTAATCCTTTAATATCTCCTATTGAATTCACGACAAAAGAACCTATAGTAGGTACATTAGTTTATAATGGAGCAAATATACAAATTATTGATATGCCTGCTATAAATTTTGAAAATTTTGATTATAGTATAGCAAATGTTACGGATTTGTTAATCATAGTAATAATAAATCCAAAAGAGATACAAGAGATAGAATCTTACTTAACTAAATCCAAAGCAAAAAGATTAATTGTTTTAAATAAAATTGATTTATTAAGCAAAGAAGAATTAAGAAAGTACACTTCTTTTTTACAAAGTAAAAAATATAATTTTATTGCTGTTTCTTGCAAAACACTAGAAGGAATTAATGAATTAAAAGAAAAAATTTTTCTTTCTTTTGAAAAAATAAGGATTTATACTAAAGAACCTGGAAAAGAACCTTCTAAAGATCCGATAATATTAAATGTTGGATCTAATGTTAAAGATGTGGCAGAAAAAATAAGAAATGGGCTATCTTTAAGCATAAAAGAAGCAAGAGTAACCGGACCATCAAGCAAATTTCCTAATCAATTGGTTTCTTTAGATCATGAATTAAAAGATAAAGATATTATTGAATTTAAATTTAAATAA
- a CDS encoding tyrosine--tRNA ligase: protein MELREKLELIKKNTVEIVTEEELIDLLQKKKNPIAYCGYEPSGPLHLGHLVTITKLQDLSKVGFKIKILLADVHAYLNKKGSEEEIKKEVENWKKTIKALNIDAEIILGSSFQFKKEYILDVIKLARASTINRGLRSMQEIARDIENAAISQLLYPLMQVVDIKYLNADVAEGGIEQRKVHMIGKDMKEIINYNFVAIHTPLITSLKGPGEKMSKSIPGSGISVTDSYEEIKRTIKNAYCPEKKSENNPILEISKLIIFPRVKKFIIKRDKKFGSDIEFNNYEELEKEYIKGNLHPLDLKNTVTDYLEEIISPIRKNWK, encoded by the coding sequence ATGGAATTAAGAGAAAAATTAGAATTAATCAAAAAGAATACTGTAGAAATTGTAACAGAAGAAGAGTTGATAGATTTACTCCAGAAGAAAAAAAATCCTATAGCATATTGTGGTTATGAACCTTCTGGCCCATTACATTTAGGTCATTTAGTAACAATAACTAAATTGCAGGATTTAAGTAAAGTAGGATTTAAAATTAAAATATTGCTTGCAGATGTTCATGCTTATCTAAATAAAAAAGGAAGCGAAGAAGAAATAAAAAAAGAAGTTGAAAACTGGAAAAAAACTATTAAAGCTTTGAATATAGATGCAGAGATTATTTTAGGAAGTTCTTTTCAATTTAAAAAAGAATATATTTTGGATGTTATAAAATTAGCGAGAGCTTCTACAATAAATAGAGGGTTAAGAAGCATGCAAGAAATAGCAAGGGATATAGAAAATGCTGCTATTTCTCAACTTTTATATCCTTTAATGCAAGTTGTAGATATAAAATATCTTAATGCAGACGTTGCAGAAGGTGGAATAGAACAAAGAAAAGTTCATATGATAGGTAAAGATATGAAAGAAATAATTAATTATAATTTTGTTGCTATACACACACCTTTAATAACTAGTTTGAAAGGACCTGGAGAAAAAATGTCAAAAAGCATACCAGGATCAGGAATTTCAGTTACAGATTCATATGAAGAAATAAAAAGAACAATAAAAAATGCTTATTGTCCTGAAAAAAAATCAGAAAATAATCCTATTTTAGAAATTTCTAAATTAATAATTTTTCCAAGAGTAAAAAAATTTATAATAAAAAGAGATAAAAAATTTGGCAGCGATATAGAATTTAATAATTATGAAGAATTAGAAAAAGAATATATAAAAGGAAATTTACATCCTCTTGATTTAAAAAATACTGTAACTGATTATTTAGAAGAGATTATTTCTCCTATAAGAAAGAATTGGAAATAA
- a CDS encoding tripartite tricarboxylate transporter permease, producing MIETILILQIFLALLVGCVIGTITGLTPGLHINMISVLIVSFSPLLLQYLPIIAIISFIVSMSITHTFIDFIPSIFLGAPDEDTSLSILPGHSLLLKGKGYEAVMCTLYGSLIGIFTILFFSPIFISILPKIYTYLKKILFFILLFSSLYLIFREKNKINSLIIFLMSGFIGLVVFNLNSKEPLLPMLSGFFGSSSLIISIIKKQKIPKQKVSKVKITKEEIKNSVLATSLASPLCSFLPALGSGQAAVISSDLIEEKDKKQFLITLGSINTIIMGLSFISLYSLNVKRNGSVVAISKILENFSLNYLYIIILVIIFSGIISFFIGCKLAKFFSLKIHEINYRKISFFVLFFMSILVFYFSSFIGFSIFLTSTFLGLYTIFSGERRTLMMGCLMLPSLVLYFPI from the coding sequence ATGATAGAAACAATATTAATTTTACAAATCTTTCTTGCTTTGCTTGTTGGTTGTGTAATAGGAACAATAACAGGCCTAACTCCAGGATTACATATAAACATGATTTCTGTTTTAATAGTCAGTTTTTCTCCTTTATTGTTGCAGTATCTTCCTATAATAGCAATTATTTCTTTTATTGTTTCTATGTCTATAACACATACTTTTATTGATTTTATTCCTTCTATCTTTTTAGGTGCTCCAGATGAAGATACTTCATTATCTATTTTACCAGGGCATTCTTTACTTTTAAAAGGTAAAGGATATGAAGCAGTAATGTGTACATTATATGGAAGTTTAATAGGTATTTTTACTATTCTCTTCTTTTCCCCAATTTTTATTTCTATTTTGCCAAAAATCTATACTTATCTAAAAAAAATTTTATTTTTTATTTTATTATTTTCTTCTTTATATCTAATCTTTAGAGAAAAAAATAAAATTAATTCATTAATTATTTTTTTAATGTCGGGTTTTATAGGATTAGTTGTTTTTAATTTAAACTCAAAAGAACCATTATTACCAATGCTTAGCGGATTTTTTGGTTCTTCTTCTCTTATAATAAGTATTATAAAAAAACAAAAAATACCAAAACAAAAAGTTTCTAAAGTAAAAATTACAAAAGAAGAAATAAAAAATTCTGTTTTAGCTACTTCTTTAGCTTCTCCTTTATGTTCTTTTTTACCTGCTTTAGGTTCAGGACAAGCAGCTGTTATTTCTTCTGATTTAATAGAAGAAAAAGATAAAAAACAATTTTTAATAACTCTTGGAAGCATAAATACTATTATAATGGGTTTAAGTTTTATCTCTTTATATTCTTTAAATGTTAAAAGAAATGGCAGTGTTGTTGCTATTTCTAAAATATTAGAAAACTTTTCATTAAATTACTTATATATTATTATTTTAGTTATTATTTTTTCTGGAATAATAAGTTTTTTTATTGGTTGTAAATTAGCAAAATTTTTTTCTTTAAAAATTCATGAAATAAACTATAGAAAAATTTCTTTTTTTGTTTTATTTTTTATGTCTATTTTAGTTTTTTATTTTTCTTCTTTTATAGGTTTCTCAATTTTTTTAACTTCTACTTTTCTTGGCTTATATACAATATTTAGTGGAGAAAGAAGAACTTTAATGATGGGTTGTTTAATGTTACCTTCTTTAGTTTTATATTTTCCAATATAA
- a CDS encoding DNA polymerase II large subunit, with product MRIEEYFKEIEDKVKVIYSVAEEARKKGLDPKEIVEIPIATSLAGKVAGLISTIYPQLNNQTIIKRIKELEKEYGILDPAVCLKIAEEVAKEKFCKFKSFLEAIDAGIRIAFAYFTLGVVSSPIEGFTELRLGKRKDGKEYFILYYAGPVRSAGGTGAAFSLVIADYLRGIFGYEKYDANEKEIKRTITEIYDYHEKITNLQYLPTEEEIEFLAKHLPIQINGDPSEDKEVSNFKDLERIETNLIRSGFCLVFAEGLAQKAPKIYRIIKKLKEKGFKLKDWDFLEEYIKIHEKREKGISSNSPTYITDLVAGRPVLGHPSRSGAFRLRYGRARNSGYSCLAIHPATMIMLGEFIAIGTQIKIELPTKGGVVASCDTIEPPIVKLKNGSVKKVYDLEEAKILYKDVEEIIYLGDLLIPYGDFLNRNHKLMPPGYCEQEWWQELKLKAKQKEKSLDIENIYDVSLKEAIFLSKEMDIALHPSYIYYWSQIDYHLFLSLLEWLSFSKISNSKLIMPYNKEEKTKFKDGKRALELLGVLHDVSIENVVLSQKETFSFLFNLGIENLENFENEIKNIKEKIQYIKSENVLEIVNKLCSCEIKDKAGTFIGARMGRPEKAKIRKLEGSINVLFPVGEEGGRLRSINEAMNVGYVKADFPIYFCEKCNRETIYRKCEICKEECKKIYICKECGQKVHSERCPMHPNIQTLNFYERKIPIKDYFENAVKNLDLLQEEIPNLIKGVKGTSNKDHIPEPLEKGILRALFNLQVNKDGTIRIDATEMPLTHFKPKEISISIEKLKELGYTKDIYNNPLVDDEQIVELKPHDIIIPCCYESEDEPADEILMRVANFIDTLLIKFYKMKPFYNIRKREDLIGHLVACIAPHNCAGVVGRIIGFSKVQALIAHPYLHAAMRRDCDGDEASIMLLLDMLINFSKDFLPAHRGATQDAPLVLNIKIKAGEIDDMIFDFDISRELPLELYEAARKFKQPYEINLPRVKDRLGRDEFNNLWYEYEVSDINKGVICSSYKKLITMQDKVMKQMEIAEKIRAVNTSDVARLIIDRHFIRDIKGNLRKFSQQEFRCSKCNTKYRRPPLVGRCLRCKGNIIFTIAEGFIIKYLEPALQLAEKYDVPSYIKQNLDLTKSYIESIFGKEKEKQQAITRWF from the coding sequence ATGAGAATAGAGGAATATTTTAAGGAAATAGAAGATAAAGTAAAAGTAATTTATAGTGTTGCAGAAGAAGCAAGAAAAAAAGGATTAGATCCTAAAGAAATAGTTGAAATTCCAATAGCAACAAGTCTTGCAGGAAAAGTTGCTGGTTTAATTTCTACTATTTATCCTCAATTAAATAATCAAACTATTATTAAGAGAATTAAAGAATTAGAAAAAGAATATGGAATATTAGATCCGGCTGTTTGTTTAAAAATAGCAGAAGAGGTTGCAAAAGAAAAATTTTGTAAATTTAAATCTTTTTTAGAAGCAATTGATGCTGGAATAAGAATTGCTTTTGCATATTTCACTTTAGGTGTAGTTTCTTCTCCTATAGAAGGATTTACAGAATTGAGATTAGGAAAAAGAAAAGATGGAAAAGAATATTTTATCTTATATTATGCAGGTCCTGTAAGAAGTGCTGGAGGCACTGGAGCTGCTTTTTCTTTAGTTATTGCAGACTATCTAAGAGGAATTTTTGGTTATGAGAAATATGATGCTAATGAAAAAGAAATAAAAAGAACAATAACAGAAATTTATGATTATCATGAAAAAATTACTAATTTACAATATTTACCAACAGAAGAAGAAATAGAATTTTTAGCTAAACATTTACCTATACAAATAAATGGAGACCCTTCGGAGGATAAAGAAGTTTCTAATTTTAAAGACTTAGAAAGAATCGAAACTAATCTAATAAGAAGTGGTTTTTGTTTAGTTTTTGCAGAAGGACTTGCACAAAAAGCTCCAAAGATATATAGAATAATAAAAAAGTTAAAAGAAAAAGGTTTTAAATTAAAAGACTGGGATTTTCTAGAAGAATATATAAAAATTCATGAAAAAAGAGAAAAAGGAATTTCTTCTAATTCGCCAACATATATTACAGATCTAGTTGCTGGAAGACCGGTTTTAGGCCATCCTTCTCGTTCAGGAGCATTTAGATTGAGATATGGTAGAGCAAGAAATAGTGGTTATAGTTGTTTAGCAATTCATCCAGCAACAATGATAATGTTGGGAGAATTTATTGCTATTGGAACTCAAATTAAAATAGAATTGCCAACAAAAGGAGGGGTTGTTGCAAGTTGCGATACAATAGAACCACCAATAGTAAAATTAAAGAACGGAAGTGTAAAAAAAGTATATGATTTAGAAGAAGCCAAAATTCTTTATAAGGATGTAGAGGAAATAATTTATTTAGGAGATTTATTAATACCTTATGGAGATTTTCTTAATAGAAATCATAAATTAATGCCACCTGGATATTGTGAGCAAGAGTGGTGGCAAGAATTAAAATTAAAAGCAAAACAAAAAGAAAAATCTTTAGATATAGAAAATATTTATGATGTTTCTTTGAAAGAAGCTATTTTTCTTTCTAAAGAAATGGATATAGCTTTACATCCATCTTATATTTATTATTGGTCGCAAATAGATTATCATTTATTTTTATCTTTATTAGAATGGCTCTCTTTTTCTAAAATTTCAAATAGTAAATTAATAATGCCTTATAATAAAGAAGAAAAAACAAAATTTAAAGATGGTAAAAGAGCTTTAGAATTATTAGGAGTTTTACATGATGTCTCTATAGAAAATGTTGTTTTATCACAAAAAGAAACATTTTCTTTTTTATTTAATTTAGGAATAGAAAATTTAGAAAATTTTGAAAATGAAATAAAGAATATTAAAGAAAAAATACAATATATAAAAAGTGAAAATGTTTTAGAAATAGTAAACAAATTATGTTCTTGTGAAATTAAAGATAAAGCAGGTACATTTATTGGGGCAAGAATGGGAAGACCAGAAAAAGCAAAAATAAGAAAATTAGAAGGATCTATAAATGTTCTTTTTCCGGTAGGGGAAGAAGGAGGAAGATTAAGAAGTATTAATGAAGCAATGAATGTAGGTTATGTTAAAGCAGATTTTCCTATTTATTTTTGTGAAAAATGTAATAGAGAAACAATATACAGAAAATGTGAAATATGTAAAGAAGAATGCAAAAAAATTTATATTTGCAAAGAATGTGGTCAGAAAGTTCATTCTGAAAGATGTCCTATGCATCCAAATATTCAAACATTAAATTTTTATGAAAGAAAAATACCAATAAAAGATTATTTTGAAAATGCTGTAAAAAATTTAGACTTATTACAGGAAGAAATTCCAAATTTAATTAAAGGTGTAAAAGGAACTAGTAATAAAGATCATATACCAGAGCCGTTAGAAAAAGGAATTTTAAGAGCTTTATTTAATTTACAAGTAAATAAAGATGGAACTATAAGAATAGATGCTACAGAAATGCCTTTGACTCATTTTAAACCTAAGGAAATTTCTATCTCTATAGAAAAATTAAAGGAATTAGGTTATACAAAAGATATTTATAATAATCCTTTAGTTGATGATGAACAAATAGTTGAGTTAAAGCCTCATGACATAATTATACCTTGTTGTTATGAAAGTGAAGACGAACCAGCAGACGAAATATTAATGAGAGTTGCTAATTTTATAGACACTTTATTAATTAAATTCTATAAGATGAAACCATTTTACAATATAAGAAAAAGAGAAGATTTAATAGGACATTTAGTTGCTTGTATAGCACCACATAATTGTGCAGGTGTAGTTGGTAGAATAATAGGTTTTTCTAAAGTACAAGCTTTAATAGCTCATCCATATTTACATGCCGCTATGAGAAGAGACTGTGATGGAGATGAAGCATCAATAATGTTATTGTTAGATATGTTAATTAATTTTTCTAAAGATTTCTTACCAGCACATAGAGGAGCAACACAAGATGCACCTTTGGTATTAAATATAAAAATAAAAGCAGGAGAAATAGATGATATGATATTTGATTTTGATATTAGTAGGGAGTTACCTTTGGAGCTATATGAAGCAGCTAGAAAATTTAAACAACCATATGAGATAAATTTACCGAGAGTTAAAGATAGATTAGGGAGAGACGAATTCAATAATTTATGGTACGAATATGAAGTTTCTGATATAAATAAAGGAGTAATATGTAGCAGTTATAAAAAATTAATAACTATGCAAGATAAAGTTATGAAACAAATGGAAATAGCAGAAAAGATAAGAGCAGTTAATACAAGTGATGTAGCAAGATTAATAATAGATAGGCACTTTATAAGAGATATAAAAGGAAATTTAAGAAAATTTTCTCAACAAGAATTTAGGTGTAGTAAATGTAATACAAAATATAGAAGACCCCCTTTAGTTGGAAGATGTTTGAGATGTAAAGGGAATATAATTTTTACAATAGCAGAGGGTTTTATTATAAAATATTTAGAGCCGGCTTTGCAATTAGCAGAAAAGTATGATGTTCCTTCTTATATAAAACAAAATCTAGACTTAACAAAAAGTTATATAGAAAGTATTTTTGGAAAAGAAAAAGAAAAACAGCAAGCAATAACAAGATGGTTTTGA
- a CDS encoding metallophosphoesterase, with amino-acid sequence MEQNTELKKELLKLCFEKKILLEPEIFNILCNLNLEDAKKIIELISCLNEKLITKTILEKNVELIKNKISDQEIIKKIKLTLGLELEIKEKYKELENKEKISLENKKESFINKNVKILYSLINITKKIKPTDFVVHFRNRYLEIKKYLQERKELENLISINRINGKRQTISIIGIILEKRITKNKNIILVVEDLTGQINVLINHEKKEIYEKAKNALLDDIIAIKGFGNNEILFANEIYYPDIMLIEKNYLERDESIAFISDIHVGSSLFLENNFLKFINWINGKVGDEKQKEEANKVKYLFIVGDVVDGVGVYPGQEDLLSIKDIKEQYNKLAGYLKKIRKDITIIILPGQHDAVRVAEPQPPIGKDYANCLYELDNVILVSNPCMIEIKNNSKQGIKILSYHGASMSYFVNEIEDLRLSKAHDNPARVVKELLKRRHLAPSHSSVIYIPNEKYDPLIIREIPDVIVTGDFHKADHDYYNNIQIICCSCWQSITPFEEKVGNHPDPCKVPLLNLKTRKLKILDFSE; translated from the coding sequence ATGGAACAAAATACAGAATTAAAAAAAGAATTGCTAAAATTATGTTTCGAGAAAAAAATTTTATTAGAACCAGAAATTTTTAATATATTATGTAATTTAAACTTAGAAGATGCAAAAAAAATTATCGAGTTAATTTCTTGTTTAAATGAAAAATTAATAACTAAAACAATTTTAGAAAAAAATGTAGAACTTATAAAAAATAAAATATCCGATCAAGAAATAATAAAAAAGATAAAATTAACTTTAGGTTTAGAATTAGAAATCAAAGAGAAATATAAAGAATTAGAAAATAAAGAAAAAATTTCTTTAGAAAATAAAAAAGAATCATTTATAAATAAAAATGTTAAAATATTATATTCTTTGATTAACATAACAAAAAAAATAAAGCCAACAGATTTTGTTGTTCATTTCAGAAATAGATATCTTGAAATAAAAAAATACTTACAAGAAAGAAAAGAACTTGAAAATTTAATTTCTATAAATAGAATTAATGGAAAAAGACAAACAATTAGTATCATAGGAATTATTTTAGAAAAAAGAATAACTAAAAATAAAAATATTATTTTAGTTGTAGAAGATCTAACAGGACAAATAAATGTTTTAATTAATCATGAAAAAAAAGAAATTTATGAAAAAGCAAAAAACGCACTCTTAGACGATATAATAGCTATAAAAGGTTTTGGGAATAATGAAATTTTATTTGCCAATGAAATTTATTATCCAGATATAATGTTAATAGAAAAAAATTATTTGGAAAGAGACGAATCTATAGCTTTTATTTCAGATATTCATGTTGGTAGCTCTTTATTCTTAGAAAATAATTTTTTAAAATTTATAAATTGGATTAATGGTAAAGTAGGGGATGAAAAGCAGAAAGAAGAAGCAAATAAAGTAAAATATCTTTTTATTGTTGGGGATGTTGTTGATGGTGTAGGAGTATATCCTGGTCAAGAAGATTTATTATCAATAAAAGATATAAAAGAACAATACAATAAATTAGCGGGATATTTAAAAAAAATAAGAAAAGATATAACTATAATTATTTTACCAGGCCAACATGATGCTGTTAGAGTTGCAGAACCTCAACCACCTATAGGAAAAGATTACGCAAATTGTTTATATGAATTAGATAATGTTATTTTAGTAAGTAATCCTTGTATGATAGAAATAAAAAATAATTCTAAACAGGGAATAAAAATTTTATCTTATCATGGAGCTAGTATGAGTTATTTTGTTAATGAAATAGAAGATTTAAGATTATCTAAAGCTCATGATAATCCAGCAAGAGTTGTTAAAGAATTATTAAAAAGAAGACATTTAGCTCCTTCACATTCTTCTGTTATTTATATACCTAATGAAAAATACGATCCTCTAATAATAAGAGAAATTCCAGACGTAATTGTTACTGGAGATTTTCATAAGGCAGATCATGATTATTATAATAATATACAAATTATTTGTTGTAGCTGTTGGCAATCAATAACCCCTTTCGAAGAAAAGGTTGGGAATCATCCAGATCCATGTAAAGTTCCTTTACTAAATTTAAAGACAAGAAAATTAAAGATATTAGATTTTTCAGAATAA
- a CDS encoding orc1/cdc6 family replication initiation protein yields MSINLDKIFDSVSKSFIFKNKFILQSNYNPEEIPYREKQLEQVASILAPALRLERPSNLFVYGQTGTGKTLCIQYISKEMMERAKKLDIPLKIEYLNCKLKKISDTEYRILAEIIKKLGYEVPITGLPTQQIYSKFIEILEKEKQLLILILDEIDQAVKKINSDFLYSLTRLNSELTKSQLCLIGISNDLQFLDNIDPRVKSSLSEEEIVFPPYNAQQLYEILRKRAEHAFNENVLGEGVLSKCAAYAAREHGDARRALDLLRIAGEIAERQGSKKVTLDHVDEAREKLERDKIIDIIEAAPKQFQLVLLSIINLVEKKQLENIFTGDVYNVYYDLCKKTKFEILTQRRISDIIAEFDMLGLINARVISKGRHGRTREIKLSIPEKIIPKIKEIIYNSLNL; encoded by the coding sequence ATGTCAATAAATTTAGATAAAATTTTTGATTCAGTTTCTAAAAGTTTTATTTTTAAAAATAAATTTATTCTACAAAGCAATTATAATCCCGAAGAAATACCTTACAGAGAAAAACAGCTAGAGCAAGTTGCTTCTATCTTAGCACCTGCTTTAAGATTAGAAAGACCAAGTAATTTATTTGTTTATGGACAAACAGGTACTGGTAAAACATTATGTATACAATATATAAGTAAAGAAATGATGGAAAGAGCAAAAAAATTAGATATTCCTTTAAAAATAGAATATCTGAATTGTAAATTAAAAAAAATTTCAGATACAGAATACAGGATTTTAGCAGAAATAATAAAAAAATTAGGATATGAAGTTCCAATTACTGGCTTGCCGACACAACAGATATACTCAAAATTTATTGAGATATTAGAAAAAGAAAAACAGTTATTAATTTTAATTTTAGATGAGATAGATCAAGCAGTAAAAAAAATAAATAGCGATTTTTTATACAGTTTGACAAGACTAAATTCTGAATTAACAAAAAGCCAATTATGTTTGATAGGTATAAGTAATGATTTACAATTTTTAGATAACATAGATCCAAGAGTAAAAAGTTCTTTATCTGAAGAAGAAATAGTTTTTCCTCCATATAATGCACAACAACTTTATGAAATTTTAAGAAAAAGAGCAGAACATGCTTTTAATGAAAATGTTTTAGGAGAAGGTGTTTTATCAAAATGTGCTGCTTATGCTGCTAGAGAGCATGGGGATGCAAGAAGAGCTTTAGATTTACTAAGGATTGCTGGAGAAATTGCAGAAAGACAAGGAAGCAAAAAAGTAACTTTAGATCATGTTGATGAGGCAAGAGAAAAATTAGAAAGAGATAAAATAATAGATATTATAGAAGCTGCTCCTAAACAATTTCAACTTGTTTTATTAAGTATAATAAATTTAGTAGAAAAAAAACAATTAGAAAATATTTTTACAGGAGATGTGTATAATGTTTATTATGATTTGTGTAAAAAAACAAAATTCGAAATCTTAACTCAAAGAAGAATATCTGATATAATAGCAGAATTTGATATGTTAGGTTTGATTAATGCCAGAGTTATAAGTAAAGGCAGACATGGAAGAACCCGTGAAATAAAATTATCTATTCCAGAAAAAATAATACCAAAAATTAAAGAAATAATATATAATTCTTTAAATTTATAA
- a CDS encoding PRC-barrel domain-containing protein has translation MVDKRPFNEIIGKLVVTKEGKRLGIAKDITFETTTGELIQLIIKEPTPYARSLNLEQTKNKEILIPYTSIIAIGDFIVVSEEDFI, from the coding sequence ATGGTTGATAAAAGACCTTTTAATGAAATAATAGGAAAGCTTGTTGTGACAAAAGAAGGAAAAAGATTAGGTATAGCAAAAGATATAACTTTTGAAACAACTACAGGTGAATTAATTCAATTAATAATAAAAGAACCAACACCATATGCAAGAAGTTTAAATTTAGAACAAACAAAAAATAAAGAAATTTTAATTCCTTATACTTCTATAATAGCCATAGGAGACTTTATAGTTGTCAGTGAAGAAGATTTTATATAA